The following coding sequences lie in one Thalassoglobus polymorphus genomic window:
- the coaE gene encoding dephospho-CoA kinase (Dephospho-CoA kinase (CoaE) performs the final step in coenzyme A biosynthesis.): protein MSAARIPVIGIIGGIGSGKTAVAEALGKLISVRRLDADVAGHQVLLDEKVKDALKKAFGDSIFDEQGEIVRSDLAKLVFGNQKTQQVARAKLEEIVHPEIRKILENQLKEIQYQRDCDVIILDAALMLEAGWSEVCDAIVYLDVPEAVRLQRVQQRGWSEQEFRKREASQLSLSEKQNRAEITISNATDLQSTANQLANWIKQNHSYEAMHH from the coding sequence ATGTCCGCTGCACGGATTCCAGTCATTGGGATCATCGGTGGAATTGGTTCCGGAAAAACTGCCGTGGCAGAAGCCTTGGGCAAGCTGATCTCGGTACGTCGTTTGGATGCGGATGTTGCAGGTCATCAAGTTTTGTTGGATGAAAAAGTCAAAGATGCTCTGAAAAAGGCATTCGGCGACTCCATTTTTGACGAACAGGGAGAAATTGTCCGATCCGATCTTGCCAAACTGGTGTTTGGAAATCAGAAGACTCAACAAGTTGCCAGAGCGAAGCTTGAGGAGATTGTTCATCCAGAGATTCGAAAAATCCTTGAGAATCAACTCAAAGAAATCCAATACCAGCGAGATTGCGACGTAATTATCCTGGACGCCGCGCTGATGCTCGAAGCGGGATGGTCAGAAGTTTGCGACGCGATTGTCTATCTCGATGTGCCTGAAGCTGTTCGATTGCAGCGAGTCCAACAGCGAGGGTGGAGCGAACAAGAATTTCGGAAACGCGAAGCAAGTCAACTTTCCCTTTCAGAAAAACAAAACCGGGCAGAAATCACAATTTCCAACGCAACTGACCTCCAATCGACCGCAAATCAACTCGCAAATTGGATAAAACAAAACCATAGCTACGAAGCAATGCATCACTAA
- the rho gene encoding transcription termination factor Rho → MAKSSTSTPPSKDASGKNAIYDPADSQYEDAKQGEIHIAALQRMTVKELFELAKQENVSEYQGLKKQDLIFRILKERTKMNGLMFGEGTLEILPDGFGFLRSPDYHYLPCPDDIYVSPSQIRRFGLRTGATVAGQIRPPKENERYFALLRVEAINGNDPNMVSEKVPFDDLTPLHPEKRLKLSEAGAQLSTRIVDIVAPIGFGQRGLIVSPPRAGKTVLLQQLAQAVINSHPEVYVIVLLIDERPEEVTDMERQVKSDNCEVISSTFDEPPSRHIQVAEMVIEKAKRMVEYGQDVVIFLDSITRLARAYNTECPNSGKILTGGVDANALQHPKRFFGAARAVDEGGSLTILATALVDTGSKMDEVIFEEFKGTGNTELHLDRRMVEKRVWPAVDVNKSGTRREELLMDEDELRLVWILRRVLNDMNPVEAMELLTSRMGRTKTNDEFLQSMNLT, encoded by the coding sequence ATGGCAAAGTCAAGCACATCAACGCCACCCAGTAAGGACGCTTCCGGGAAGAATGCGATCTATGATCCTGCTGATTCGCAGTATGAAGATGCCAAACAGGGCGAAATTCATATCGCTGCTCTGCAACGCATGACGGTCAAAGAACTCTTTGAACTTGCAAAGCAGGAGAATGTCAGCGAATACCAGGGGCTCAAAAAGCAGGATTTGATCTTTCGTATTCTAAAAGAGCGTACGAAAATGAACGGGCTGATGTTCGGTGAAGGAACGCTCGAAATCCTGCCCGATGGATTTGGATTTCTCCGCAGCCCGGATTATCACTACCTTCCCTGTCCGGATGATATCTACGTTTCGCCTAGTCAAATCAGACGTTTCGGTTTGAGAACTGGAGCCACAGTCGCGGGGCAAATTCGACCACCAAAAGAGAACGAACGTTACTTCGCTCTCCTGCGAGTTGAAGCGATCAATGGAAACGATCCGAACATGGTTTCGGAAAAAGTGCCGTTCGATGATTTGACACCCCTGCATCCAGAAAAAAGATTGAAACTCTCCGAAGCTGGAGCCCAACTCAGTACCCGGATTGTGGACATTGTCGCACCAATCGGCTTCGGCCAGCGTGGCCTCATCGTCTCTCCACCACGAGCCGGGAAAACCGTTCTGTTACAGCAGCTTGCACAAGCGGTGATCAACAGTCACCCTGAAGTGTACGTCATTGTGTTGCTCATTGATGAGCGTCCGGAAGAAGTGACGGACATGGAACGTCAGGTGAAATCAGACAACTGTGAAGTGATTTCAAGCACCTTCGATGAGCCACCCAGCCGACATATTCAGGTTGCTGAGATGGTGATCGAAAAAGCAAAGCGAATGGTTGAATACGGTCAAGATGTGGTCATCTTCCTCGACTCAATCACTCGTCTCGCCCGAGCGTACAACACCGAGTGCCCGAACTCCGGGAAAATTTTGACAGGTGGAGTTGACGCCAATGCATTGCAGCACCCCAAAAGATTCTTTGGCGCCGCCAGAGCAGTTGACGAAGGTGGCAGCCTGACAATTTTGGCAACCGCCCTTGTTGATACCGGTTCCAAGATGGACGAAGTGATCTTTGAAGAGTTTAAAGGGACCGGAAACACAGAGCTGCATCTCGACCGACGTATGGTTGAGAAGCGAGTTTGGCCAGCTGTTGACGTCAACAAATCCGGGACTCGGCGTGAAGAGCTGTTAATGGACGAAGATGAACTTCGTCTCGTCTGGATCTTACGGCGTGTCCTCAACGACATGAATCCAGTTGAAGCCATGGAACTCCTCACCAGTCGCATGGGACGTACTAAGACGAACGACGAGTTCCTGCAGTCGATGAATTTGACATAG
- the thiC gene encoding phosphomethylpyrimidine synthase ThiC, translating to MRSVSFPADFEPITQLESARVGIITAEMERVAERETHLSPAQVRDEVAAGRMVIPANKVHLQHQLDPMCIGRASKTKVNANMGASPVSSGTDEEIEKLKWAEKWGADTVMDLSTGGDIDGCRKALIENSNVPIGTVPIYSMIIGRKLYDLNMEIILESLQHQAAQGVDYFTIHAGVLHEHLQYVKERLIGIVSRGGSLLAKWMIDHDDENPMYTGWEQICDVMREYDVTFSIGDGLRPGGLADATDQAQLAELCTLGELTERAWRKGVQVMVEGPGHVPLDQIEYNMKLQRTICHGAPFYVLGPLVTDIFPGYDHITSCIGATSAGYHGASMLCYVTPKEHLGLPKKDDVKQGCVAYKIAAHSADVALGIPGTRDQDDELTKARAALNWEKHFELSFDPDIARAYHDEDLDVDTDFCAMCGHDWCSVRISKEIVQFASGKEDDYKWDKAKVSDALTEEQKEILEKRGVLSPEEVHKLASKTKKAVGAEENKASCHSDYVDGETAKEIHKNVEVVELETK from the coding sequence CTGAGAAGCGTCAGCTTTCCCGCAGACTTCGAACCGATCACCCAACTGGAATCAGCACGTGTTGGAATCATCACGGCTGAAATGGAACGTGTTGCAGAACGAGAGACACACCTCTCGCCAGCACAGGTTCGAGACGAAGTCGCTGCTGGCCGTATGGTGATTCCTGCAAACAAAGTTCACCTTCAGCATCAGCTCGACCCAATGTGTATCGGTCGCGCGTCGAAAACCAAAGTGAACGCCAATATGGGAGCGTCTCCTGTTTCTTCTGGAACAGATGAAGAAATTGAAAAGCTGAAGTGGGCAGAAAAATGGGGCGCGGACACCGTCATGGATCTCTCCACCGGCGGAGATATCGACGGATGTCGCAAAGCGCTCATCGAGAATAGCAACGTCCCTATTGGAACTGTGCCGATCTACTCCATGATCATCGGTCGGAAACTTTACGACCTCAACATGGAGATCATTCTTGAGTCGCTGCAACATCAGGCCGCGCAAGGTGTCGACTATTTCACGATTCATGCAGGAGTTCTGCATGAGCATTTGCAATACGTGAAAGAACGTTTGATCGGGATTGTTTCACGTGGTGGATCGTTACTCGCGAAGTGGATGATTGATCACGACGATGAAAACCCCATGTACACCGGCTGGGAACAGATTTGTGATGTGATGCGCGAGTACGACGTCACCTTCTCAATCGGTGACGGCCTTCGTCCCGGAGGCTTGGCCGATGCCACCGATCAGGCTCAGCTTGCGGAACTTTGTACTCTCGGAGAACTGACAGAACGCGCCTGGCGAAAAGGTGTGCAGGTTATGGTTGAAGGTCCCGGACACGTTCCGCTCGACCAGATTGAATACAACATGAAGCTGCAACGGACCATCTGCCACGGAGCCCCGTTTTATGTTCTCGGACCACTCGTGACCGATATCTTCCCCGGTTACGACCATATCACCAGTTGCATTGGTGCGACATCAGCGGGATATCACGGAGCCAGCATGCTCTGCTATGTGACACCGAAAGAACACCTTGGGTTGCCCAAAAAGGATGACGTGAAACAAGGTTGTGTCGCTTACAAAATCGCAGCTCACAGTGCAGATGTCGCTCTGGGAATTCCAGGGACACGCGATCAAGATGACGAACTGACCAAAGCCCGCGCCGCGCTCAACTGGGAAAAACATTTCGAACTTAGTTTCGATCCCGATATCGCCCGTGCTTATCACGATGAAGATCTCGACGTCGACACCGATTTCTGTGCAATGTGCGGACACGACTGGTGCAGCGTGCGAATCAGTAAAGAAATCGTGCAATTCGCATCCGGAAAAGAAGACGATTACAAATGGGACAAAGCGAAAGTCTCGGACGCTCTGACCGAAGAGCAAAAAGAGATTTTGGAAAAACGTGGCGTCCTCTCTCCGGAAGAAGTTCACAAGCTCGCCTCGAAAACAAAGAAGGCGGTCGGAGCCGAAGAGAATAAGGCATCCTGTCACAGCGACTACGTCGACGGCGAGACAGCCAAAGAGATCCATAAAAATGTGGAAGTCGTTGAGTTGGAAACGAAGTGA
- the guaA gene encoding glutamine-hydrolyzing GMP synthase yields the protein MPNMTNAGDIQQETILVLDFGSQTAQLIARRVRDQHVFCQLVRHDLSAKRIKELAPKGLILSGGPASVYADGSPQVDPEIFELGIPILGICYGMQAACKAMGCEIKPSTSREFGHTEILRKDGGDLFAGLPEKFTAWMSHGDRVENLHENFVVLAETVDCPNAAIKHRERELYGIQFHPEVTHTQHGENLIGNFIREICGCEGSWKISSFIEQECEVIRERVGNSRVICGLSGGVDSSVTAALLYKAIGSQLTCIFVDNGLLRNGEREQVEYEFGEHFKTDLHVVDARDRFLNGLAGVSDPQEKRKIIGKTFIDVFKDESKDIDDARFLAQGTLYPDVIESGANPDGPAATIKYHHNVGGLPKELGFELIEPMRMLFKDEVRLMGKELGLPDKLIWRHPFPGPGLAVRCLGAVNAERLATLREADAIFIDELYESNYYHKVQQAFAVLLPLQTVGVMGDARTYEDVIAIRSVDTDNFMTADWSRLPYDLLQRVSTRIINSVRGVNRVVYDVSSKPPSTIEWE from the coding sequence ATGCCCAACATGACGAATGCGGGCGATATTCAACAGGAAACGATTCTTGTTCTCGACTTCGGTTCTCAAACTGCGCAATTGATTGCGAGACGCGTGCGGGACCAGCACGTTTTCTGTCAATTGGTGCGGCATGACCTTTCAGCGAAACGGATTAAGGAACTGGCTCCCAAAGGGCTAATTCTTTCCGGTGGACCTGCAAGCGTGTATGCAGACGGCTCACCACAAGTCGATCCAGAAATCTTCGAACTCGGAATCCCGATTCTGGGGATCTGCTACGGAATGCAGGCAGCATGCAAGGCGATGGGCTGCGAGATCAAACCGAGTACCTCACGTGAGTTCGGACATACGGAAATCTTACGTAAAGATGGCGGAGACCTCTTCGCCGGATTACCTGAAAAGTTTACCGCGTGGATGAGTCACGGAGATCGTGTTGAAAATCTGCACGAAAACTTCGTCGTCCTGGCTGAGACGGTCGACTGCCCAAACGCAGCGATTAAGCATCGGGAACGTGAACTCTACGGAATTCAATTCCATCCAGAAGTGACGCACACACAGCACGGGGAAAACTTGATCGGCAACTTCATTCGTGAGATCTGCGGTTGCGAAGGTTCCTGGAAAATCTCTTCCTTCATCGAACAGGAATGCGAAGTTATTCGTGAACGTGTCGGGAATTCACGCGTAATTTGTGGTCTCTCCGGTGGTGTCGATTCATCTGTGACGGCAGCATTGCTTTACAAAGCGATCGGATCGCAGCTGACCTGCATTTTCGTTGATAACGGACTCCTCCGGAACGGAGAGCGTGAACAGGTCGAGTACGAATTCGGAGAGCACTTCAAGACAGACCTGCATGTTGTCGACGCACGTGACCGATTCCTGAATGGACTCGCTGGTGTCAGTGATCCGCAAGAAAAGCGGAAGATTATTGGCAAGACTTTCATTGATGTTTTCAAAGACGAGTCGAAGGATATCGACGATGCACGATTCCTGGCTCAGGGAACTTTGTATCCCGATGTGATTGAATCAGGAGCCAACCCAGACGGACCGGCTGCTACGATTAAGTATCACCACAATGTCGGAGGATTGCCGAAGGAGTTAGGCTTTGAACTGATCGAGCCGATGCGAATGCTCTTCAAAGATGAAGTTCGCCTCATGGGGAAGGAACTTGGACTTCCAGATAAATTGATCTGGCGTCATCCATTCCCCGGCCCAGGTTTAGCAGTTCGCTGTCTGGGCGCCGTCAATGCCGAACGATTGGCGACACTCCGCGAAGCCGATGCTATTTTTATCGACGAGCTGTATGAGTCGAACTACTACCACAAGGTCCAGCAAGCATTTGCGGTCCTGTTGCCGTTGCAAACGGTTGGCGTCATGGGAGATGCCCGCACCTATGAAGATGTCATCGCGATTCGCTCGGTCGATACCGACAATTTCATGACCGCAGACTGGTCTCGCTTACCCTATGACCTGCTGCAGCGAGTTTCGACGCGGATCATCAACTCGGTTCGAGGTGTGAATCGCGTGGTTTACGACGTCAGTTCGAAACCGCCCAGTACGATTGAATGGGAATAG